The Streptomyces sp. NBC_00344 genome includes a window with the following:
- a CDS encoding ROK family protein yields MGRLTGGDPSLLRRINSAVVLHALRGAEFPTLTDLTRITGLSRPTVEGVIDGLMVAGLVVEDAPEESEARRQGRPARRFRFRAEAGHLLGIEIGPHRVAALLSGLDGRIICAGSREVAETASADERLERVRITVADVLRRAGVARSSLRAVGVGSPGIVEADGTVRLGTALPEWTGLALGERLRRSFRCPVLVENDANAAAVAEHWKGAAADSDDIVFVLAGLSPGAGSLIGGRLHRGFGGAAGEIGALHLLGRGVTPEKLLSTTDEPLHPLDEAAVAEVFAHAKRGDPRAQAAVERFIQRLVHDVAALVLALDPELVVVGGWAAGLDGVLEPLRGELARYCLRPPRVTLSLLGDSAIATGALRLALDHVEEQLFAVEGTATARR; encoded by the coding sequence TTGGGGCGGCTGACCGGCGGGGACCCCTCCCTTCTGCGGCGGATCAACTCCGCAGTGGTGCTCCACGCGCTGCGGGGCGCGGAGTTTCCGACCCTCACCGATCTCACCCGGATCACCGGTCTCTCCCGGCCGACGGTCGAGGGAGTGATCGACGGGCTCATGGTGGCGGGCCTCGTGGTGGAGGACGCCCCGGAGGAGAGCGAGGCACGCCGGCAGGGGCGTCCGGCGCGCAGATTCCGCTTCCGGGCGGAGGCCGGGCACCTCCTGGGCATCGAGATCGGGCCGCACCGGGTCGCTGCCCTGCTCTCCGGGCTCGACGGACGCATCATCTGCGCCGGGTCCCGTGAGGTGGCGGAGACCGCGTCGGCGGACGAACGGCTCGAACGGGTGCGGATCACAGTGGCCGATGTGCTGCGCCGGGCCGGGGTCGCGCGGAGCAGCCTGCGTGCGGTCGGTGTGGGCAGCCCCGGGATCGTGGAGGCGGACGGAACCGTACGCCTGGGGACGGCGCTTCCCGAGTGGACGGGGCTGGCACTCGGCGAGCGGCTCCGGCGCTCCTTCCGCTGTCCGGTACTGGTGGAGAACGACGCCAACGCCGCCGCGGTGGCGGAGCACTGGAAGGGCGCGGCAGCCGATTCCGACGACATCGTCTTCGTGCTCGCCGGACTCAGCCCCGGCGCGGGCTCATTGATCGGCGGACGGCTGCACCGCGGTTTCGGCGGCGCGGCCGGCGAGATCGGCGCGCTGCATCTGCTGGGCCGCGGGGTGACCCCGGAGAAACTGCTGTCGACCACGGACGAGCCGCTGCACCCTCTGGACGAGGCCGCGGTGGCCGAGGTCTTCGCGCATGCCAAACGAGGTGACCCGCGGGCCCAGGCTGCGGTGGAGCGTTTCATCCAGCGACTGGTGCACGATGTGGCGGCGCTGGTCCTGGCACTCGACCCGGAGCTGGTCGTGGTCGGCGGCTGGGCGGCCGGGCTCGACGGTGTGCTCGAGCCGTTGCGCGGCGAGCTGGCCCGCTATTGCCTGCGGCCGCCGCGGGTGACGCTCTCGCTGCTCGGCGACTCCGCCATCGCCACCGGCGCGCTGCGCCTGGCTCTCGACCATGTCGAGGAGCAGCTCTTCGCGGTGGAGGGAACGGCCACGGCCCGCCGCTGA
- a CDS encoding protein kinase family protein, which produces MDETEPLPAARVSAYAAVGAQLSLLSDRRLGDMVAATPTLGSGIGGRRGEMEVAGIPVFVKRIPLTDIELRPDHVRSTANLFELPLFYQYGVGSAGFGAWRELAAHVMTTAWVLRNEFAGFPLMYHWRVVPDRPPVDFTDEFGGLEGAVAHWEGSSAVRERLEAIGRASFSLVLFLEHVPRTLAAWLSDTRDAAWTQPGGDSPYRWVEDELVRGTEFMSSRGLVHFDTHFANLLTDGQRVYFADFGLALSRDFELSAQEAAFLADHLVYDRCYAPWHLMRHHLPKAVRGGAEHGTFLREWLAGRRPDGLPPEIGAIINRHAPHAVVMDDFAHQLVTESKRTPFPAAKVRQALVSVSASE; this is translated from the coding sequence ATGGATGAGACGGAGCCACTACCCGCCGCTCGTGTGTCCGCTTATGCGGCCGTAGGAGCACAGCTCTCGCTGCTCAGCGACCGAAGGCTCGGCGATATGGTTGCTGCCACGCCGACACTCGGCTCGGGCATCGGTGGCAGACGGGGCGAGATGGAGGTCGCGGGGATACCCGTCTTCGTCAAGCGGATCCCGCTGACGGACATCGAGTTGCGGCCGGACCATGTGCGCTCGACCGCCAACCTGTTCGAGCTCCCTCTCTTCTATCAGTACGGAGTGGGGTCGGCGGGGTTCGGGGCCTGGCGTGAACTGGCCGCGCACGTCATGACCACCGCTTGGGTTCTGAGGAACGAGTTCGCGGGTTTCCCGCTCATGTATCACTGGCGGGTCGTGCCGGATCGTCCCCCTGTCGACTTCACCGATGAGTTCGGAGGCCTCGAGGGAGCCGTCGCGCATTGGGAGGGTTCGTCTGCCGTGCGCGAGCGGTTGGAGGCCATCGGCAGGGCCTCCTTCAGCCTGGTGCTCTTCCTGGAGCACGTGCCTCGGACACTCGCGGCTTGGCTCAGCGATACCCGTGATGCGGCCTGGACACAGCCGGGAGGCGACTCCCCTTACCGGTGGGTGGAAGACGAGCTGGTGCGGGGGACGGAGTTCATGAGCTCACGTGGGTTGGTCCACTTCGACACGCACTTCGCCAACCTGCTCACCGACGGTCAACGGGTGTACTTCGCGGACTTCGGGCTCGCTCTCAGCCGCGACTTCGAGCTCTCGGCGCAGGAAGCCGCCTTCCTCGCCGATCACCTTGTGTATGACCGCTGCTATGCACCGTGGCACCTGATGCGCCACCACCTGCCCAAGGCCGTGCGCGGTGGCGCGGAACACGGGACCTTCCTGCGCGAATGGCTCGCAGGCCGCCGCCCCGACGGCCTTCCCCCCGAGATCGGGGCGATCATTAATCGCCATGCCCCGCACGCCGTCGTCATGGACGACTTCGCCCATCAGCTTGTCACGGAGAGCAAGCGCACTCCATTCCCCGCAGCCAAGGTGCGGCAGGCCCTGGTCAGCGTGTCAGCGTCGGAGTGA
- the purB gene encoding adenylosuccinate lyase yields the protein MTAKPRIPNVLAGRYASTELAVLWSPEQKVKLERQLWLAVLRAQKDLGIEVPDGALADYERVLDQVDLASIAEREKVTRHDVKARIEEFNALAGHEQVHKGMTSRDLTENVEQLQIRLSLELVRDRTVAVLARLGRLAAEHAELVMAGRSHNVAAQATTLGKRFATTADELLVAYGRLDDLLGRYPLRGIKGPVGTAQDMLDLLGGDETKLADLEHRIAGHLGFSQAFTSVGQVYPRSLDYDVVTALVQLAGAPSSLAKTIRLMAGHELVTEGFKPGQVGSSAMPHKMNTRSCERVNGLMVILRGYASMTGELTGDQWNEGDVSCSVVRRVALPDAFFAFDGLLETFLTVLDEFGAFPAVVARELDRYLPFLATTKVLMGAVRAGVGREAAHEVIKEHAVASALAMREQGAERNELLDKLAADERMPLGRGQLDELMADKLSFTGAAGAQITAVIARIAEITKQHPDAAVYAPGSIL from the coding sequence GTGACTGCAAAGCCTCGTATCCCCAATGTCCTGGCCGGCCGCTACGCCTCCACGGAACTCGCCGTCCTCTGGTCCCCCGAGCAGAAGGTGAAGCTGGAGCGTCAGCTGTGGCTCGCCGTACTGCGCGCCCAGAAGGACCTCGGGATCGAGGTGCCCGACGGGGCACTCGCCGACTACGAGCGGGTGCTCGACCAGGTCGACCTGGCCTCGATCGCCGAACGGGAGAAGGTCACCCGCCATGACGTGAAGGCGCGGATCGAGGAGTTCAACGCTCTCGCCGGCCATGAGCAGGTCCACAAGGGCATGACCTCGAGGGACCTCACCGAGAACGTCGAGCAGCTCCAGATCCGGCTCTCTCTGGAGCTGGTGCGCGACCGTACGGTTGCGGTACTCGCGCGCCTGGGCAGGCTGGCCGCCGAACACGCCGAGCTGGTGATGGCCGGGCGCTCACACAACGTGGCAGCGCAGGCCACGACCCTGGGCAAGCGGTTCGCCACGACGGCCGACGAACTCCTGGTGGCCTACGGGCGGCTGGACGACCTGCTGGGCCGCTACCCGTTGCGCGGGATCAAGGGCCCGGTCGGCACCGCCCAGGACATGCTGGACCTGCTGGGCGGGGACGAGACGAAGCTCGCCGACCTGGAACATCGGATCGCCGGTCATCTCGGTTTCTCCCAGGCCTTCACATCGGTGGGCCAGGTCTACCCGCGCTCGCTCGACTACGACGTGGTCACTGCCCTGGTGCAGCTGGCCGGAGCCCCTTCCTCGCTGGCGAAGACGATCCGGCTGATGGCCGGGCACGAACTGGTCACCGAAGGCTTCAAGCCGGGCCAGGTCGGCTCGTCCGCGATGCCGCACAAGATGAACACCCGTTCCTGCGAGCGCGTCAACGGCCTGATGGTCATCCTGCGCGGGTACGCGTCGATGACGGGTGAGCTGACGGGCGACCAGTGGAACGAGGGCGATGTCTCGTGCTCGGTGGTGCGCCGGGTCGCGCTGCCCGATGCCTTCTTCGCCTTCGACGGCCTGCTGGAGACCTTCCTGACGGTGCTCGACGAGTTCGGTGCGTTCCCCGCGGTCGTCGCGCGTGAGCTGGACCGCTACCTGCCCTTCCTCGCCACGACCAAGGTGCTGATGGGCGCGGTCCGTGCCGGGGTGGGCCGGGAAGCGGCACACGAGGTGATCAAGGAACACGCGGTCGCGTCCGCGCTCGCGATGCGAGAACAGGGCGCCGAGCGCAATGAGCTGCTGGACAAGCTCGCGGCCGACGAGCGGATGCCGCTCGGCCGTGGACAGCTGGACGAGCTGATGGCGGACAAGCTGTCCTTCACCGGCGCCGCCGGCGCGCAGATCACCGCGGTGATCGCGCGGATCGCGGAGATCACCAAGCAGCACCCGGACGCCGCCGTCTACGCCCCCGGCTCCATCCTCTGA
- a CDS encoding alpha-ketoglutarate-dependent dioxygenase AlkB gives MAVHLQNSLFDQGDLTGLRPLDELTRTQLGQGAWLDVLPQWLTGADSLFDVLAREVPWRAEQRVMYERVVEVPRLLSFFGADDPLPHPVLDEARTALSAHFAQELGEPFTTAGLCFYRDGKDGVAWHGDTIGRGSKEDTMVAILSLGAPRHLVLRPREGGAPPVRRPLGHGDLIVMGGSCQRTWEHAILKTARPVGPRISVQFRPRGVR, from the coding sequence ATGGCTGTACACCTGCAGAACTCCCTCTTCGACCAGGGGGACCTGACCGGACTGCGCCCCCTGGACGAGCTGACGCGTACCCAGCTGGGCCAGGGGGCCTGGCTGGATGTGCTTCCGCAGTGGCTCACCGGTGCGGACAGCCTCTTCGACGTACTGGCCCGCGAGGTGCCGTGGCGCGCCGAGCAGCGTGTGATGTACGAGCGGGTGGTGGAGGTGCCACGGCTGCTGTCGTTCTTCGGCGCGGACGATCCGCTGCCGCACCCGGTTCTCGACGAGGCTCGCACGGCGCTCAGCGCACACTTCGCGCAGGAGCTCGGGGAGCCGTTCACCACGGCCGGGCTGTGCTTCTACCGCGACGGGAAGGACGGCGTCGCCTGGCACGGCGACACCATCGGCCGGGGCAGCAAGGAGGACACGATGGTCGCCATCCTCTCCCTCGGCGCACCCCGGCACCTCGTTCTCCGCCCACGGGAAGGCGGTGCGCCTCCGGTGCGCAGGCCGCTCGGCCACGGCGATCTCATCGTGATGGGAGGCAGCTGCCAGCGGACCTGGGAGCACGCGATCCTGAAGACGGCGAGACCGGTGGGGCCGCGCATCAGCGTGCAATTCCGTCCGCGCGGCGTGCGCTGA
- a CDS encoding ATP-dependent DNA ligase produces the protein MLLHDLAATSHAVGAEPARNTKIALLADYLRGLGPGELPAAVALLSGESRRMRIGVGPAALRDLPRPAGQPVLGVGETQDALTALAAVHGPGSQGERRRLLEALFAAATAQEQSFLSAVLVGELRQGALDAVVADAVARAAGVPPAEVRRALMFRGSARAVAAAAMAGGREALRAFGLEIGRPVRPMLAAAAPDVAAALERVTPAALEWKLDGIRVQAHRDGDLITVFTRSLDDITSRVPEVVEAVRALPVRSAVLDGEAIAVGAEGRPLPFQVTAARTASRQDPDRMRAEVPLRVYFFDLLHRDGCDLLDRPAQERWSALDSVVPEELRVPRTVTTDPDRATRFFDDALDHGQEGVVVKDPAAPYAAGRRGAGWIKVKPRHTLDLVVTAAEWGHGRRQGWLSNLHLAARGEESDPAPWVMLGKTFKGLTDELLVWQTRELLEREESRDGYVVRVRPELVVEVAFDGLQRSSRYPAGLALRFARVLRYREDKSAADADTVSTVRALAPEAL, from the coding sequence ATGCTGCTGCACGATCTGGCTGCCACCTCTCACGCCGTCGGCGCCGAGCCGGCCAGGAACACGAAGATCGCGCTGCTCGCGGATTATCTGCGGGGTCTGGGGCCCGGCGAACTGCCGGCGGCCGTGGCCCTGCTCTCCGGCGAGTCCCGGCGGATGCGGATCGGGGTGGGCCCGGCCGCACTGCGCGATCTGCCGCGGCCCGCCGGGCAGCCGGTGCTCGGAGTCGGCGAGACGCAGGACGCGCTGACCGCGCTGGCCGCGGTGCACGGACCGGGATCCCAGGGAGAGCGGCGGAGGCTGCTCGAGGCGCTGTTCGCGGCTGCCACCGCTCAGGAGCAGTCCTTTCTGAGCGCGGTCCTGGTAGGGGAGTTGCGGCAGGGGGCGCTCGACGCCGTGGTGGCGGACGCGGTCGCCAGGGCGGCGGGTGTACCGCCGGCGGAGGTGCGGCGGGCGCTGATGTTCCGCGGCTCGGCCCGTGCGGTGGCGGCCGCCGCGATGGCGGGAGGGAGGGAAGCGCTGCGCGCGTTCGGCCTCGAGATCGGACGGCCGGTCCGGCCGATGCTCGCCGCAGCGGCGCCCGATGTCGCTGCCGCACTGGAGCGGGTCACGCCTGCCGCGCTGGAATGGAAGCTGGATGGCATCCGTGTGCAGGCCCACCGGGACGGTGACCTCATCACCGTCTTCACCCGCAGCCTGGACGACATCACCTCCCGGGTGCCGGAGGTGGTGGAAGCCGTGAGAGCCCTGCCGGTGCGCTCGGCCGTCCTGGACGGTGAGGCCATCGCGGTCGGAGCGGAGGGACGCCCCCTGCCCTTCCAGGTCACCGCGGCCCGTACCGCGTCCCGGCAGGATCCGGACCGCATGCGGGCCGAGGTGCCGCTGCGCGTCTACTTCTTCGATCTGCTGCACCGCGACGGTTGTGACCTCCTGGACCGGCCCGCCCAGGAACGCTGGTCGGCACTGGACTCTGTGGTACCCGAGGAGTTGCGGGTACCCAGAACCGTCACCACGGACCCCGACCGGGCCACGCGCTTCTTCGACGACGCGCTGGACCACGGCCAGGAGGGCGTGGTGGTCAAGGACCCCGCCGCTCCCTACGCGGCGGGCCGGCGCGGAGCCGGATGGATCAAGGTCAAGCCCCGGCATACGCTCGACCTGGTGGTCACGGCTGCCGAATGGGGCCACGGCCGGCGGCAGGGGTGGCTCAGCAATCTGCACCTCGCCGCGCGCGGCGAGGAATCGGATCCCGCGCCCTGGGTGATGCTCGGCAAGACCTTCAAGGGGCTCACCGACGAACTCCTCGTCTGGCAGACCCGGGAACTCCTCGAACGGGAGGAGAGCCGGGACGGCTACGTCGTGCGGGTCCGCCCGGAACTCGTGGTGGAGGTCGCCTTCGACGGACTGCAGCGCAGCTCTCGCTACCCGGCCGGTCTTGCCCTGCGCTTCGCCCGCGTACTGCGCTACCGCGAGGACAAGAGCGCCGCCGACGCCGATACCGTCTCCACGGTCCGCGCCCTCGCTCCGGAAGCACTGTGA
- a CDS encoding SGNH/GDSL hydrolase family protein, with amino-acid sequence MKLNASYTSLVAVGDSFTEGMSDALPDGSYRGWADLLAERLAGRAPGFRYANLAVRGKLIGQIVDEQTSAAAALRADVVTLVGGLNDTLRPACDMSMVRGRLEEAVERLAPSCKQLVLMRSPGRNGPVMERFRPRMEELYTFIDELADRHGALVVDLYGAAALADPRMWDVDRLHLTADGHRRVAEAVWQALGMDAENDWQALLPSVAPVRWAARRVSDVRFAREHLVPWIGRRLTGRSSGDGRFGAHYSGEAGKAFWITPVDDANPGPVTGWRRVEEPSRLR; translated from the coding sequence ATGAAACTGAATGCCTCATACACCAGCCTTGTCGCGGTCGGCGACTCGTTCACCGAGGGAATGTCGGACGCGCTGCCGGACGGTTCGTACCGCGGCTGGGCCGATCTGCTCGCCGAGCGTCTCGCCGGACGTGCTCCCGGTTTCCGGTACGCCAACCTCGCGGTGCGCGGCAAGCTCATCGGGCAGATCGTCGACGAGCAGACCAGCGCCGCCGCGGCCCTCCGGGCGGATGTGGTGACACTGGTGGGAGGGCTCAACGACACCCTGCGGCCCGCGTGCGACATGAGCATGGTGCGCGGCCGGCTGGAAGAGGCGGTCGAGCGGCTGGCACCTTCGTGCAAGCAGCTGGTGCTGATGCGCAGCCCGGGCCGCAACGGTCCGGTGATGGAGCGTTTCCGCCCGCGTATGGAGGAGCTGTACACCTTCATAGACGAACTGGCGGACCGGCACGGCGCGCTGGTCGTCGATCTCTACGGTGCCGCGGCTCTCGCCGATCCGCGGATGTGGGACGTCGACCGGCTGCATCTGACGGCCGACGGACACCGGCGGGTGGCGGAGGCCGTGTGGCAGGCACTGGGGATGGACGCCGAAAACGACTGGCAGGCGCTCCTGCCGTCAGTGGCCCCGGTGCGCTGGGCGGCACGGCGCGTCAGTGATGTGCGCTTCGCACGCGAGCATCTGGTGCCGTGGATCGGCAGACGTCTGACGGGCCGCTCGTCCGGGGACGGGCGCTTCGGCGCTCACTACAGCGGCGAGGCGGGAAAGGCTTTCTGGATCACGCCCGTTGACGACGCGAACCCGGGGCCCGTCACCGGCTGGCGCCGCGTGGAGGAGCCGTCACGGCTCAGGTGA
- a CDS encoding hemolysin family protein translates to MTALQLFIGLLTLAANAFFVGGEFALISVRRSQIEPDAERGDRRARSVLWGLEHLSAMMAAAQLGITLCTLVLGVVAEPAIAHLLEPVFHAVGLPTGLTHPISFVIALTAATYLHMLFGEMVPKNIALAGPVRTALLFGPPLVALARALRPVIFTVNSFANGLLRLLGVEAKSEVAATFSDDGLARLVTDASAAGLLDDRASERLHDALELGRRPVRDVVVPLERVVYARLGTTPEQLERLSVESGFSRFPVVDDDRRILGYLHVKDALDATPRDLPFTVPSMRKIARVRASSPLDDVLTAMRRSRTHLAAVMGDDGTLAGLVTMEDVLRELVGGPSGQAGPAG, encoded by the coding sequence ATGACCGCTCTTCAGCTGTTCATCGGCCTGCTGACACTGGCCGCCAACGCGTTCTTCGTCGGCGGTGAGTTCGCACTGATCTCGGTACGGCGCAGCCAGATCGAACCGGACGCGGAGCGGGGCGACCGCAGAGCGCGCAGCGTGCTGTGGGGCCTTGAACACCTCTCGGCGATGATGGCGGCGGCTCAGCTGGGCATCACGTTGTGCACGCTGGTCCTGGGTGTGGTGGCCGAACCGGCGATCGCACATCTTCTGGAACCCGTCTTCCACGCAGTCGGCCTTCCCACGGGGCTGACCCATCCGATCTCCTTCGTCATCGCGCTCACCGCGGCCACCTATCTGCACATGCTCTTCGGCGAGATGGTGCCGAAGAACATCGCGCTGGCCGGGCCGGTGCGGACTGCGCTGCTGTTCGGTCCGCCACTGGTCGCACTGGCGCGTGCGCTGCGCCCGGTGATCTTCACGGTGAACTCGTTCGCCAACGGGCTGCTCAGGCTGTTGGGTGTCGAGGCGAAGAGTGAGGTGGCGGCGACCTTCTCGGACGACGGGCTGGCACGTCTCGTCACCGACGCCTCGGCGGCCGGACTGCTCGACGACCGGGCGAGCGAACGGCTGCACGACGCCCTGGAGCTGGGCCGCCGCCCGGTGCGCGACGTGGTCGTGCCTCTGGAACGGGTCGTGTACGCGCGGCTGGGAACGACGCCGGAGCAGCTGGAACGGCTGTCGGTCGAATCGGGCTTCTCACGGTTCCCCGTGGTGGACGACGACCGCCGGATCCTGGGCTATCTGCATGTGAAGGACGCACTGGACGCCACCCCGCGCGATCTGCCGTTCACGGTGCCGTCGATGCGGAAGATCGCGCGGGTGCGGGCCTCCAGTCCCCTCGACGACGTACTGACGGCGATGCGCCGCAGCCGTACTCATCTGGCCGCGGTGATGGGCGACGACGGCACACTGGCCGGCCTGGTCACCATGGAGGACGTGCTGCGCGAACTGGTCGGGGGTCCGTCGGGGCAGGCCGGGCCCGCCGGCTGA
- a CDS encoding hemolysin family protein: MTEVLLLVVALLLSLACSAFVAAEFSLTTVERSELEQAAERGERGAASALRAVRSLTFQLSGAQLGITVTNLVIGMLAEPSIGKLIRGPLEAIGVSAGAATSMGLVIGTALSTVFLMVVGELVPKNWAISSPLAVAKVVATPQRYFSGAFRPLISHLNNTANRLLRGLGMEPAEELASARSAQELVALARHSARAGALEADTAERFVRTLNLADLTAENVMTPRVQVIALDIQATAEDVANATRATGLSRFPVYRGSLDQVVGVADIKDVLALPAERRPRHPVSGLVRPPLLVPETLTVDRLLDRMYGRRTMAVVIDEYGGTAGVVTLEDIVEEVVGEVRDEHDPRETPDLASAGVDAEGRTVHSVDGAARTDQLETIGLRVPEGPYETLAGLVATVLGRIPAEGDSVELAGWRLDVVDATGRRAARLLLHAPQAGDDEEAER, encoded by the coding sequence ATGACCGAAGTGCTCCTGCTCGTCGTGGCGCTGCTGCTCTCGCTGGCCTGCTCGGCATTCGTCGCCGCCGAGTTCTCGCTTACCACGGTCGAGCGCAGCGAGCTGGAGCAGGCCGCCGAACGGGGCGAGCGCGGTGCGGCGAGCGCCCTGCGGGCCGTGCGCAGCCTCACTTTCCAGCTCTCCGGGGCCCAGCTGGGCATCACCGTCACCAATCTGGTGATCGGCATGCTCGCGGAGCCGTCCATCGGCAAGCTGATCCGCGGCCCGCTCGAAGCCATCGGGGTCTCCGCCGGTGCGGCCACCTCCATGGGACTGGTGATCGGCACGGCCCTCTCCACCGTCTTCCTGATGGTGGTGGGCGAGCTGGTGCCGAAGAACTGGGCGATCTCATCGCCGCTTGCCGTGGCCAAGGTGGTGGCCACTCCGCAGCGCTACTTCAGCGGCGCTTTCCGCCCTCTGATCAGTCATCTCAACAACACGGCCAACCGGCTGCTGCGCGGACTCGGCATGGAGCCGGCCGAGGAACTGGCTTCCGCCCGCTCCGCGCAGGAACTCGTCGCACTCGCCAGGCACTCGGCGCGAGCGGGCGCACTGGAGGCGGACACCGCGGAGCGGTTCGTCCGCACTCTCAACCTCGCGGACCTGACCGCGGAGAACGTGATGACTCCACGGGTCCAGGTGATCGCCCTGGACATCCAGGCCACCGCGGAGGACGTCGCGAACGCCACCCGCGCCACCGGGCTCTCCCGGTTTCCCGTCTACCGCGGCAGCCTCGACCAGGTCGTCGGTGTCGCCGACATCAAGGACGTACTGGCGCTGCCGGCCGAACGCAGACCGCGCCATCCGGTGTCCGGGCTGGTGCGCCCTCCCCTGCTGGTCCCCGAGACGCTGACCGTGGACCGGCTGCTGGACCGGATGTACGGCAGACGCACCATGGCCGTGGTGATCGACGAGTACGGCGGCACGGCAGGTGTGGTGACGCTGGAGGACATCGTCGAGGAAGTCGTCGGAGAGGTGCGGGACGAACACGATCCGCGGGAGACGCCCGACCTCGCGAGCGCCGGAGTGGACGCCGAGGGCCGCACGGTCCACTCCGTCGACGGCGCGGCACGTACCGACCAGCTGGAAACCATCGGGCTGCGTGTACCGGAGGGCCCCTACGAAACGCTGGCCGGCCTGGTCGCCACCGTGCTCGGGCGCATTCCGGCCGAGGGAGACAGCGTGGAGCTGGCCGGATGGCGGCTGGACGTGGTGGACGCGACCGGGAGACGCGCCGCCCGCTTGCTGCTGCACGCGCCGCAAGCCGGCGATGACGAGGAGGCAGAGCGATGA
- a CDS encoding GNAT family N-acetyltransferase yields the protein MEDLRIRAAGPDDLDEVLAFWKTAAEGVSISDDRDGIERLVERDSAALMVAERGGVLVGTVIAGFDGWRCHLYRLAVHPEQQRRGIGSALLAAAHERFSELGGRRADAMVLDRNDRAHHAWRSAGYLPEPQWSRWVKPLRKP from the coding sequence ATGGAAGATCTTCGAATCCGGGCCGCCGGGCCCGATGACCTCGATGAGGTGCTCGCCTTCTGGAAGACGGCCGCGGAAGGTGTCAGCATCAGCGACGACAGGGACGGCATCGAGCGGCTGGTCGAACGCGACTCCGCAGCCCTGATGGTCGCCGAGCGGGGCGGGGTGCTGGTGGGCACGGTGATCGCGGGCTTCGATGGCTGGCGCTGTCATCTCTACCGGCTCGCCGTCCATCCGGAGCAGCAGCGGCGGGGGATCGGCAGCGCACTCCTCGCCGCGGCGCACGAGCGCTTCAGTGAGCTCGGCGGGCGACGCGCCGACGCCATGGTGCTCGACCGCAATGACCGCGCGCACCATGCCTGGCGGTCCGCCGGGTACCTGCCGGAGCCCCAGTGGAGCCGATGGGTCAAGCCGCTTCGGAAGCCCTGA
- a CDS encoding antitoxin produces the protein MAKTQLNVRVDEVTAEAARQRALQRGMSVNRYIEELVRQDAGEVGHTFVEAAADFMKQYESVFAEEFAEEFTADRRGEGSR, from the coding sequence GTGGCCAAGACTCAGCTGAACGTACGCGTGGACGAGGTGACCGCGGAAGCTGCCCGGCAGCGCGCGCTCCAGCGGGGGATGAGCGTGAACCGCTATATCGAGGAGCTGGTCAGACAGGACGCGGGTGAAGTCGGACACACCTTCGTCGAAGCGGCGGCCGATTTCATGAAGCAGTACGAGTCGGTCTTCGCGGAGGAGTTCGCCGAGGAGTTCACCGCTGACCGGCGCGGCGAAGGCAGCCGTTGA
- a CDS encoding fic family toxin-antitoxin system, toxin component, which produces MSLRIDLPWLLMVAEHKTPGDPQVTDWGALVAAVGRHEAEIFGIQVYSDPHTRAAALLQLLLHVPALEHSNAMFASAVAYGYLVACGLKVVTSPEQVRDLARLVKLDKADVRSIADELRQWCL; this is translated from the coding sequence TTGAGTCTGCGCATCGACCTTCCCTGGCTGCTCATGGTCGCCGAGCACAAGACCCCTGGCGATCCGCAGGTCACCGACTGGGGCGCGCTGGTGGCCGCGGTCGGCCGGCACGAGGCGGAGATCTTCGGCATCCAGGTCTACAGCGACCCGCACACCCGTGCCGCGGCGTTGCTGCAACTGCTGCTGCATGTGCCGGCGCTTGAGCACTCCAACGCGATGTTCGCGTCCGCCGTCGCCTACGGCTACCTGGTTGCCTGCGGTCTGAAGGTCGTCACCTCCCCGGAGCAGGTCAGAGATCTTGCCCGTCTGGTCAAACTGGACAAGGCCGATGTGCGGTCCATCGCTGATGAGTTGCGTCAGTGGTGCCTGTGA